CTCGTTCGACCAGGTCGTCACGGCGATCAACCAGGGCACCGGCAACCTCGCGAAGGAGATGGGCGAGACCCTTCCCGCGAAGCTCGCCAACTTCCGGACCGCGATGGGCCGCCTGTCGGCTGCGGGCATGGAGCCGTTCCTTCTCCGCGCCAAGGGCGGCGTTGTCGGCCTGACCGAAGCAGTAAACGATCTCACCCCGAAGATGAAGGATTTCGCGCTCGCCGCGGACGCCAAGATCTTCGACCAGTGGGTGCCGCAGCTCAAGGGTCTGTATGCAACCCTCGAGGGCTCGGGAGCTCTTGATCGAGCGGCCGAAACCTTTACGGCGCTGTGGGATTCACTGATGGAACTCGGTCCTGCAGCGCGTACGATTGGGGCGGCACTCGCGGAAGCGTCTGCGTCGCTCGGCGTCGGCGGCTGGCAGGTGTTCCTGGCGACGGTCCAGACGGCGTCGGGGATTCTGCAAGGACTCGCCCCGGTGCTTCAGACTGTCGGCGATCTCATGGAGGCGCATCCGGGTTACGTCACCGCAGCGCTCGCGGCGTGGTTGGCGTTCCGAACCGTGCCCGCAATCCTGGGGCGCGTCACGACGGCGCTCGGCCCGATGCATACGGGAATCAGTCGTGTCGGAACGGCGTTCGGCGGTGTGCGTCCGGCAATCGGCAACTTCACCGACGCCTATCGGACCTCGCTTGGCTACATCCGGCAGGCGAACCCGCAGCTCTCGACGGCCGGCGCCCATATCCGCGTCCTTGGTGCCAACGCGGGAATGGCCGCTTCCGGCGGACTCAGCGCACTACGTGGGGCGGCCGGTGGACTGTCTGCGGCATTGGGCGGCCCTTTGAATATCGCGCTCATGGCTGGTGCCGCATATCTGATGATGGGCGCGCAGGCTCACGCCGATGCGACGCAGAAGGCGAAGGCTCAGTCGCAGGCGGTGAAGGAGCTTGCGGAGTCCCAGAGGCTGATGGTGCCGCTTTCCGTGAGTCCCGCGGTGCCATGAACGATGACACCTGGGCCAA
This genomic stretch from Gordonia westfalica harbors:
- a CDS encoding tape measure protein, giving the protein MSTALGTALGIGVSKAAGAASKVLQDALSAGYNRITTLEKADIQFRNMGLSAGDTKRQLADLNDIVTGTSTSLADAAAAAAMLGGAGVAAGDDMNNAVKALVNISAASGASAQDIGLVMMQIKASGKLMGSEALQLAQRGVPIYDLIAKSIGKTTAEVRTLGEEGKISFDQVVTAINQGTGNLAKEMGETLPAKLANFRTAMGRLSAAGMEPFLLRAKGGVVGLTEAVNDLTPKMKDFALAADAKIFDQWVPQLKGLYATLEGSGALDRAAETFTALWDSLMELGPAARTIGAALAEASASLGVGGWQVFLATVQTASGILQGLAPVLQTVGDLMEAHPGYVTAALAAWLAFRTVPAILGRVTTALGPMHTGISRVGTAFGGVRPAIGNFTDAYRTSLGYIRQANPQLSTAGAHIRVLGANAGMAASGGLSALRGAAGGLSAALGGPLNIALMAGAAYLMMGAQAHADATQKAKAQSQAVKELAESQRLMVPLSVSPAVP